The following coding sequences lie in one Halorarum halophilum genomic window:
- a CDS encoding BGTF surface domain-containing protein — protein sequence MTNTNDKIRALFLTALMVFSVFAGTVALTGTTAAQEAAGNSSFSHNGIVFQGEDAVWDYEASDDSTGSGDYQLYEDRGEDAAPVRQLQEDDDGTITVKTGSLEAGTTYFISDQGADTADVRFTIREQDFSTSFDNDEVGNQGSTTVDLEVASENRVEDYTVEVTADDLDDSDLMTIFGDDAWNAANADVDGDDDADDDDGIEVTVSGTEDNPTEFNDIDAGNYTFNFEVADTSAEASDSIVVNDVAEGETSFAEDSSLEVAQGGVANITIDLSGAATDGTLVIGEEDSDGYQASVEFTDEDDDGQVSILFNSYAAGDGDPDTDVFTVASDDEIANSDESGALSSILATGEYTIATSTSTDASVDSDTTGAEETLESPEDISSIFIEERSTDEMSTWTAPEDVDFDADEDGDTTEEDLNSLVEDGVLTEDDTVALGDYVVFQVSATGLDGLVDAEGSLQNAIDNGLSLTIEQTNPVQNRDPKTLDVSSGDVTVVEGDGAYYLAIDVEGADFERGDDTGLNAEDGDEFESEFTVNDQWLLGLDDDEAGDEDNYESVNSTFAVEDAETELDSDPVEVTASENQSISGTTNLAPGTELTIRVRSSGDTQPRFFNTKDVTVQSDGTFSGEFDFSEQAEGDTFNVNVRHAGSTVVDNVEGNVVESTDTATPTDNGTVTTTGTGTPATDEPTDEPTDEPTDEPTDEPTTTTTTPGFTAVLALVALIGAALLATRRD from the coding sequence ATGACAAACACAAACGACAAGATCCGCGCGCTGTTCCTGACGGCGCTTATGGTATTCAGCGTCTTCGCTGGTACCGTGGCGCTCACCGGGACGACCGCGGCACAGGAAGCAGCGGGCAATAGCTCGTTCTCCCACAACGGGATTGTCTTCCAAGGCGAAGACGCTGTATGGGACTATGAAGCAAGCGATGACAGTACTGGATCTGGGGACTACCAGCTCTATGAGGATAGAGGGGAGGACGCAGCCCCGGTCCGGCAGCTGCAAGAAGATGATGACGGTACAATCACGGTAAAAACTGGTAGCCTCGAAGCGGGCACGACCTACTTCATCTCGGACCAGGGTGCTGACACGGCTGACGTCAGGTTCACTATTCGTGAGCAGGACTTCAGTACCTCGTTCGATAATGATGAAGTCGGCAATCAGGGATCGACCACTGTCGACCTTGAAGTTGCATCCGAAAACCGCGTCGAGGACTACACCGTGGAAGTCACGGCTGACGACCTCGATGACTCAGATCTCATGACCATCTTCGGTGACGATGCGTGGAACGCTGCCAACGCAGACGTCGACGGTGACGACGACGCCGACGACGATGACGGTATCGAAGTCACCGTCAGCGGGACCGAAGACAACCCGACCGAATTCAACGACATCGACGCAGGCAACTACACCTTCAACTTCGAAGTGGCCGACACGTCGGCTGAGGCCTCGGATTCCATCGTGGTCAACGACGTGGCAGAGGGTGAGACGTCCTTCGCTGAGGACAGTTCGCTCGAAGTTGCACAGGGTGGTGTTGCGAACATCACTATCGACCTCAGTGGGGCCGCCACTGATGGCACTCTCGTGATTGGTGAGGAGGACTCCGACGGGTACCAGGCCAGTGTCGAATTCACCGACGAAGATGACGACGGCCAGGTTTCCATCCTCTTCAACAGCTACGCAGCAGGCGATGGAGACCCTGATACGGACGTCTTCACCGTTGCTAGCGACGATGAGATTGCAAACTCGGACGAGTCCGGGGCCCTGAGCTCGATTCTCGCCACGGGCGAGTACACGATTGCGACGAGCACCAGCACCGACGCGTCCGTCGATTCGGACACAACCGGCGCTGAGGAAACGCTCGAATCGCCGGAAGACATCAGTTCGATCTTCATCGAGGAGCGGTCCACGGACGAAATGTCGACGTGGACGGCCCCCGAGGACGTTGACTTCGACGCTGACGAGGACGGCGATACCACCGAAGAAGACCTCAACTCGCTTGTTGAGGACGGCGTCCTGACCGAGGACGACACCGTCGCTCTCGGCGACTACGTCGTTTTCCAGGTCAGTGCGACTGGTCTTGACGGACTCGTTGACGCTGAGGGAAGTCTTCAGAACGCAATCGATAATGGTCTGAGCCTTACGATCGAGCAGACCAACCCGGTTCAGAACCGCGATCCCAAGACGCTTGACGTATCGTCGGGCGATGTCACTGTCGTCGAAGGTGACGGTGCCTACTACCTCGCGATCGACGTCGAAGGCGCCGACTTCGAGCGTGGTGACGATACTGGACTTAATGCCGAAGATGGTGACGAGTTCGAGAGCGAGTTCACGGTCAACGACCAGTGGCTCCTCGGCCTAGACGACGATGAGGCAGGTGACGAGGACAACTACGAGTCGGTCAACTCGACCTTCGCGGTCGAGGATGCGGAGACCGAACTCGACAGCGACCCGGTCGAAGTCACTGCCTCGGAGAACCAGTCCATCTCCGGCACGACGAACCTCGCACCCGGCACCGAGCTGACGATCCGCGTCCGCTCCTCGGGTGACACGCAGCCGCGGTTCTTCAACACGAAGGACGTGACCGTCCAGTCGGACGGCACGTTCTCTGGCGAGTTCGACTTCAGCGAGCAGGCTGAGGGCGACACGTTCAACGTAAACGTCCGCCATGCCGGTTCCACTGTGGTCGACAACGTTGAAGGTAACGTCGTCGAGTCCACGGACACGGCAACGCCGACGGATAACGGCACGGTGACCACGACGGGCACCGGTACGCCGGCGACGGACGAGCCGACGGACGAGCCGACGGACGAGCCGACGGACGAGCCGACGGACGAGCCGACGACGACGACCACGACGCCCGGCTTCACTGCCGTGCTCGCGCTCGTCGCGCTCATCGGCGCCGCGCTGCTCGCGACCCGTCGCGACTAA
- the artA gene encoding archaeosortase A, whose amino-acid sequence MQSAVDTALDALLAAPNAYTDAFAWLVVLTFVAGAGIEWAVRTDRLQSSFDRAARGVVAGAWGLFAAFWLVLFPHFAFGQKSYVEGLLALLAVPACLYVAKLLWEGRDSLFVLSRAVAGMGMVYLPFETIPSISLFGATFPAPKEVLIRTVTVQTGFLIRLLGYDPELVRGPELGYWNAFQFTTAEGHTLLFEIVLACTGLGSMAIFVGLIAAVRAPVARKLRALAVSIPVIWGLNLVRTTFIGVTFGNQYLQVFVDEVLFLFGSSDPHMVSFFLSDRVISQVLAVVALVGVTYLVVRELPELLTVIEDVLYLATNEEYDLRGSLDLPGDRPDSPGGSKSGRL is encoded by the coding sequence ATGCAGAGCGCCGTCGACACCGCCCTCGACGCCCTCCTCGCGGCGCCGAACGCCTACACGGACGCGTTCGCGTGGCTGGTCGTCCTGACGTTCGTCGCCGGCGCCGGGATCGAGTGGGCGGTCCGAACGGACAGACTCCAGTCATCGTTCGACCGGGCGGCTCGCGGCGTCGTCGCCGGCGCGTGGGGGCTGTTCGCGGCGTTCTGGCTCGTCCTGTTCCCGCACTTCGCGTTCGGACAGAAGAGCTACGTCGAGGGCCTGCTCGCCCTGCTCGCGGTACCGGCGTGTCTCTACGTGGCGAAACTCCTCTGGGAGGGTCGCGACTCGCTGTTCGTGCTCTCCCGGGCCGTCGCCGGAATGGGGATGGTGTACCTCCCGTTCGAGACCATTCCCAGCATCTCCCTGTTCGGCGCCACATTCCCCGCCCCGAAGGAGGTGCTCATCCGGACGGTGACCGTCCAGACGGGCTTTCTCATCCGCCTCCTGGGGTACGATCCCGAACTCGTCCGGGGGCCGGAACTGGGCTACTGGAACGCCTTCCAGTTCACCACCGCGGAGGGGCACACGCTCCTGTTCGAGATCGTGCTCGCGTGCACCGGCCTCGGCAGCATGGCCATCTTCGTCGGCCTGATCGCGGCCGTCCGCGCGCCGGTGGCCCGGAAGCTCCGCGCGCTGGCGGTGTCGATCCCGGTCATCTGGGGGCTGAACCTCGTCCGCACGACGTTCATCGGCGTCACCTTCGGCAACCAGTACCTCCAGGTGTTCGTCGACGAGGTGCTGTTCCTCTTCGGCTCCTCGGACCCGCACATGGTGTCGTTCTTCCTCTCGGACCGGGTGATCAGCCAGGTGCTCGCGGTCGTCGCGCTCGTCGGCGTCACCTACCTCGTTGTGCGCGAACTGCCCGAACTGCTCACCGTCATCGAGGACGTGCTGTACCTCGCCACAAACGAGGAGTACGACCTGCGGGGGTCGCTGGACCTGCCGGGCGACCGCCCGGACAGTCCCGGCGGGTCGAAGTCGGGACGACTGTAG
- the dph5 gene encoding diphthine synthase yields MLTFIGLGLYDERSVTVEGQDALRAADRVFAEFYTSRLVGATVGELEAYHAVDVEVRDRAGVEQHPEPILDAAESSDVAFLTAGDTMISTTHVDLRMRAVERGIDTRVIHGVTAQSAASSLTGLQNYRFGKAVTLPFPYAHGADGVPASVVDAIEDNRERGLHTLVYLDIKVAGSSPAGPAEGEPDEFMTASEAAGMLAEDWDSEVLGVAVARAGSPDPVVAADTLAALAERDFGAPLHMLVVPGDVHHLEAEALATLAGCPAGVLPEF; encoded by the coding sequence ATGCTCACCTTCATCGGTCTCGGCCTCTACGACGAGCGCTCGGTCACCGTCGAGGGCCAGGACGCGCTTCGGGCCGCCGACCGCGTCTTCGCGGAGTTCTACACCAGTCGACTCGTCGGGGCGACGGTCGGCGAGCTGGAGGCGTACCACGCCGTCGACGTTGAGGTGCGCGACAGGGCGGGCGTCGAGCAGCACCCCGAGCCGATCCTCGACGCGGCCGAGTCGAGCGACGTCGCCTTCCTCACCGCCGGCGACACGATGATCTCGACGACGCACGTCGACCTCCGGATGCGGGCGGTCGAACGCGGCATCGACACCCGAGTGATCCACGGCGTCACCGCACAGTCGGCAGCCTCCTCGCTCACCGGCCTCCAGAACTACCGCTTCGGGAAGGCCGTGACGCTCCCGTTCCCGTACGCCCACGGCGCCGACGGCGTCCCCGCGAGCGTCGTGGACGCCATCGAGGACAACCGGGAGCGCGGCCTCCACACCCTCGTCTACCTCGACATCAAGGTCGCGGGGTCCTCCCCCGCCGGCCCCGCCGAGGGTGAGCCGGACGAGTTCATGACGGCGAGCGAGGCCGCGGGGATGCTCGCCGAGGACTGGGACTCGGAGGTACTCGGCGTCGCGGTCGCGCGGGCGGGCAGTCCGGACCCCGTCGTCGCTGCCGACACGCTCGCCGCGCTCGCCGAGCGTGACTTCGGTGCTCCACTCCACATGCTCGTGGTGCCGGGCGACGTCCACCACCTCGAAGCCGAGGCGCTGGCGACGCTCGCGGGCTGTCCGGCCGGCGTCCTCCCCGAGTTCTGA
- a CDS encoding class I SAM-dependent methyltransferase produces MRVPCVRVPVESGEATRQRLAEAALLDGDREISVEDGDIFIPVTDADTVPAEYEVVERVAAERTGQVTPDEILGYEPSYERLGDIAIVDEDDPAEARRVADAIMESDFPCETVVNRASKVRGEYRIRDWEVLAGDGTETVHREYGHEFLLDIAEVYFSPRLATERHRVVEQVAAGERAFDMFAGVGPFAIPMAVRGAEVVACDVNPRAVEYLRENARRNGVSENLTAIEGDVREVAAEYDGWADRVVMNLPHSANEFLDTAVTLAGDDCVLHLYDIQHEDDPFGPGERAVRAVAGDEYEVTVETERVVRSYAPHEVNVCLDVRLTRV; encoded by the coding sequence ATGCGCGTCCCGTGCGTCAGGGTCCCCGTCGAGTCCGGCGAGGCGACCCGCCAGCGCCTCGCCGAGGCCGCCCTACTGGACGGCGACCGGGAGATCTCGGTCGAGGACGGCGACATCTTCATCCCGGTCACCGACGCCGACACGGTCCCCGCCGAGTACGAGGTCGTCGAGCGCGTGGCCGCCGAACGCACCGGACAGGTGACCCCCGACGAGATCCTGGGGTACGAGCCGAGTTACGAGCGCCTGGGCGACATCGCGATCGTCGACGAGGACGACCCCGCCGAGGCGAGGCGGGTCGCCGATGCGATCATGGAGTCGGATTTCCCGTGCGAGACGGTCGTGAACCGCGCCTCGAAGGTCCGGGGAGAGTACCGGATCCGCGACTGGGAGGTGCTCGCCGGGGACGGCACCGAGACGGTCCACCGCGAGTACGGCCACGAGTTCCTCCTCGACATCGCGGAGGTGTACTTCTCGCCCCGACTCGCCACCGAACGCCACCGCGTCGTCGAGCAGGTGGCGGCGGGCGAGCGCGCCTTCGACATGTTCGCGGGCGTCGGCCCGTTCGCGATCCCGATGGCCGTCCGCGGCGCGGAGGTCGTCGCCTGCGACGTGAATCCGCGTGCCGTCGAGTACCTCCGGGAAAACGCGAGACGGAACGGCGTTTCGGAGAACCTCACCGCGATCGAGGGGGACGTCCGCGAGGTCGCCGCGGAGTACGACGGCTGGGCCGACCGCGTGGTGATGAACCTCCCCCACTCCGCGAACGAGTTCCTCGACACGGCGGTCACCCTCGCGGGCGACGACTGCGTTCTCCACCTGTACGACATCCAGCACGAGGACGACCCGTTCGGGCCGGGCGAGCGTGCGGTCCGCGCGGTCGCAGGCGACGAGTACGAGGTGACCGTCGAGACCGAGCGGGTCGTCCGGTCGTACGCGCCCCACGAGGTGAACGTCTGTCTCGACGTCCGATTGACCCGGGTGTGA